One window of Quercus robur chromosome 5, dhQueRobu3.1, whole genome shotgun sequence genomic DNA carries:
- the LOC126725840 gene encoding aquaporin NIP6-1, with protein sequence MENEEVPSAPSTPATPGTPGAPLFGGFKAERSGNGRRSLLKNCKCFNVEEWAMEEGTLPKLSCSLPPPPVPLAKKVGAEFVGTLILIFAGTAAAIVNQKTNGSETLLGCAASTGLAVMIVILSTGHISGAHLNPAVTIAFAALKHFPWKHVPMYIGAQVVASLCAAFALKGIFHPIMGGGVTVPSGAPYGQAFALEFIISFNLMFVVTAVATDTRAVGELAGIAVGATVMLNILIAGETTGGSMNPVRTLGPAVAANNYKAIWVYMTAPILGALCGAGTYTAVKLPEEDGENHEKPSTTRSFRR encoded by the exons ATGGAAAACGAGGAAgttccatcagcaccttcaacaCCTGCGACCCCAGGGACTCCAGGTGCTCCACTGTTTGGTGGTTTCAAGGCAGAGAGAAGTGGTAATGGTAGGAGATCCCTTCTCAAGAACTGTAAGTGTTTCAATGTTGAAGAATGGGCCATGGAAGAAGGCACCTTACCCAAACTCTCTTGTTCATTACCACCCCCTCCTGTTCCACTTGCAAAAAAG GTGGGAGCTGAATTCGTTGGCACTCTCATATTGATATTTGCTGGGACAGCTGCAGCCATTGTGAACCAAAAGACAAATGGCTCCGAAACCCTTCTTGGCTGTGCTGCTTCAACTGGCCTTGCTGTTATGATTGTCATTCTCTCAACTGGACACATCTCAGGGGCACATCTCAACCCAGCTGTCACCATTGCCTTCGCTGCCCTGAAGCACTTCCCATGGAAACAT GTACCTATGTATATTGGAGCACAGGTGGTGGCATCTTTGTGTGCTGCATTTGCACTAAAGGGAATTTTCCACCCCATAATGGGTGGGGGTGTCACTGTTCCTTCAGGGGCACCATATGGCCAAGCTTTTGCTTTGGAGTTTATAATCAGCTTCAACCTCATGTTTGTTGTCACTGCCGTGGCCACCGACACTAGAGCT GTGGGAGAGTTGGCGGGAATCGCGGTGGGAGCAACTGTGATGCTCAACATACTCATCGCCGG GGAAACAACAGGAGGTTCAATGAACCCAGTGAGAACACTAGGGCCGGCCGTCGCAGCAAACAACTACAAAGCCATATGGGTGTACATGACTGCTCCCATCCTTGGGGCACTTTGCGGGGCAGGAACCTACACTGCCGTGAAGCTGCCAGAAGAAGATGGTGAGAATCACGAAAAGCCTTCAACAACAAGGAGCTTCAGAAGGTGA